In Larus michahellis unplaced genomic scaffold, bLarMic1.1 SCAFFOLD_506, whole genome shotgun sequence, the DNA window CCCAAaatgccccatagacccccccaaaaatcaccccatagacaccccccagccccccacaccctgccccacagcctgccccacaccctgccccccaagtcccccccagCTCACAtctgccccatagctccccaaaaatgccccatagacccccaaaatgccccatagacccccccaaaaatcaccccatagacacccctcccccagccccccaactcctgccccacagcctgccccacaagtccccccccccaaggtcATAtctgccccatagctccccaaaaacaccccatagaccaccccccctgccccaaacatcaccccatagaccccccccccagccccccacctcctgccccacaccctgccccacaagtCCCCCTCCCCCGAGGTCATAtctgccccatagctccccaaaaacgccccatagacccccccaaaatgccccatagacccccccaaaatgccccatagaccccccaaaaatcaccccatagacaccccccagccccccacctcctgccccacagcctgccccacagcctgccccacaagtgccccccacCTGCGGACGAAGTGCATCTGGTTCCCGCAGAAGACGTCGAGGATGAGCCGCTCGTAGGCGTCCGGCAGCTTCacgtcctgggggggggggcacgttattttgggggaaaaaaggggttttttgggaaaaaagaggttggttttttttttttgggggggtggggggcggggcaaggtgggtttttgggggaaaaaaggggtttggggggagaagaaggggatttttttgggggaaaaaggggatttttgggggggttacgggaggtggggggggagggggtttttgggggaaaaagagggttttttggggcaaaaggttgggtttttttccacacgggggggggggggggtttgggggggggggggaagggggttttggggctgtttgaggggttttggggggggattttctggggggaaaaaaaagggggtttgggggggtttttgggggaaaaggtgggttttttgggggggaaaaggtgggttttttttggggggaaaaaaggggttttttgggggggggatttggggggggatttggggggggggcggtgcccCGGCAGCTTTTTGGGTGGGAATGGGGCAGTTTCGGGGTCCCCAGGAGCCGGTTTTGGCTCAAGCGGAcgattccccctcccccccctcatTTTTGGGTCCAGTTTTGCCAATTTTGGGGTCTCTGACCCcattttggggtctcccccccatttttgggtccAGTTTTGCcaattttggggtctcccccccatttttgggtcaAGTTTTGCCaattttggggtccccccccatttttgggcgGTTTTCCcaattttggggtctccccccccATTTTCGGGTCCGGTTTTGCcaattttggggtctccccccccatttttgggtctggttttcccaattttggggtctcccccccatttttgggtccAGTCTGGCCAATTTTGGGTCTCCAGTTGCCAATTTTGGGGTCTCCACCCCCATTTTTGGGTCCGGTTTTGCCAATTTTGGGGTCTCTGCCCCTGtttttggggtctccccccatttttgggtctggttttgccaattttggggtctcccccccccatttttgggtctggTTTTGCCATTTTTGGGTCTCCGGTTGCcaattttggggtctccccccatttttgggtccCGTTTTGCCAATTTTGGGGTCTCTGCCCCCATTTTTGGGGTCTCCCCCCGTTTTTCAGTCTCTGGGTGTcaattttggggtctcccccccatttttgggtccAGTCTGGCCAATTTTGGGTCTCCAGTTGCcaattttggggtctccccccatttttgggtccCGTTTTGCcattttggggtctcccccccaTTTTTCAGTCTCCGGGTGTcaattttggggtctcccccccccattttcgGGTCCGGTTTTGCCATTTTTGGGTCTCCGGTTGCCAactttggggtcccccccccatttttgggtcaGGTCTGGCcaattttggggtctccccccccatttttgggtccCGTTTTGCCAATTTTGGGGTCTCTGACCCCAtttttggggtctccccccccatttttgggtccGGTTTTGCCAATTTTGGGGttccccccatttttgggtccCCAGTTCCcaattttggggtctcccccccccatttttgggtccGGTTTTGCCaattttggggttcccccccatttttgggtccCCAGTTCCcaattttggggtctcccccccatttttgggtccATTCTGGCcaattttggggtctccccccatttttgggtctggttttcccaattttggggtctcccccccccattttttggtctggttttgcCATTTTTGGGTCTCCGGTTGCcaattttggggtctccccccatttttgggtccCGTTTTGCCAATTTTGGGGTCTCTGCCCCCAtttttggggtctcccccccgTTTTTCAGTCTCCGGGTGTcaattttggggtctcccccccccatttttgggtctggttttcccaattttggggtctccccccatttttgggtccCGTTTTGCcaattttggggtctcccccccccatttttgggtccCGTTTTGCCAATTTTGTGTCTCCAGTTCCCaattttggggtcccccccccatttttgggtctggTTTTCCCAATTTTGGGGTCTCCACCCCCCATTTTTGGGTCCGGTTTTGCCAATTTTGGGTCTCCGGTTGCcaattttggggtctcccccccaTTTTTAGGTCCAGTCTGGACAATTTTGGGTCTCCAGTTGCCAATTTTGGGGTCTCCACCCCCATTTTTGGGTCCGGTTTTACCAATTTTGGTGTCTCCGCCCCCGtttttggggtctccccccatttttgggtccAGTCCGGCcaattttggggtctccccccccatttttgggtctCCGGTTGCCAATTCCGGGTTCTCCTCCCCCATTTTTGGGTCCAGTCCGGCCAATTTTAGGGTCTCCCCCCCAATTTCGGGGTCTCCTCCCCCGTTTTTGGGTGCGGTTTGGCCAATTTTggggtcctcctccccctcctccgcccccgtttccccccccccccccccgtcaccttGTAGCGGTTGCCGTAGGTGAGGTCCAGCTCGGATTCCTCGGGGTTGAAGAACATTCCGGGTTTTTTGGTCATGAGTTTGGTGTAAACGGCCTCGTCGGGTTGGACCCTCACCACCAGCTCGTTGCGTTTGCATTGACGGTCGAAAATGTCGCCCGGAACCTCCCGGAATTGGAGCCGAACTTCCGCTTTCCGCTCGTTCAGGGCCTTCCCGCAGCGCAGCACGAAGGGGACGCCTGGGGAACGAGGCCACCATCGTCATCGTCGTCATCGTGGTCATCGTTACGGCGGGAGCCGCGCGACCGCACTCACCGTCCCAGCGCTCGTTGGCCACCCGCAGGACGGCGGCGGCGAAGGTGGGGGTGGTGGAACCCGGCGGGACGGTGGGATCGTCCAAGTAGCCCTTTCGGGCTTCCGGAGGTCCGTCGGGATCGGCCACGTATTGGCCCAGGACGACGTCGTCCAGTTCCACCGGCCCGATGCACTTCAGCACCTtcacctggggcggggggacggggacgacgGGGGGGGGACGTGGTTACGGGGGGCCACCATGGAGAAGTTGGGGGTGGGACGTGGTTATGGGGGGCCACCATGGAGAAGTTGGGGGTGGGACGTGGCCATGGGGGACGTGGTTGTGGGGGGGCCACCATGGAGAAGGTGGGGGTGGGACGTGGTTATGGGGTTCACCATGGAGAACGTGGGGGTGGGACGTGGCCATGGGGGACGTGGTTGTGGGGGGGCCACCATGGAGAAGGTGGGGGTGGGATGTGGTTATGGGGGGGCCACCATGGAGAAGGTGGGGGTGGGACGTGGCCATGGGGGACGTGGTTATGGGGGGCCACCACCAAGAACACGGTGGTGGGAGGTGGCCATCAAAGACGTGGCCATGGGAAACGTAGTTATGGGGGGCCACCATGGAGAAGGTGGGGGCGGGACGCCGTTATGGGGGCGGAGGccccgccgtggggccggggaacccccccctccccccctccccccccaaccttCTCGTCCCGCACGTCGTCGGGGTCGGTGGAGGCGGGTTTCTCCATGGCCACCAAGCAGAGCATCTGCAGCAGGTGGTTCTGCATGACGTCCCtggagccggcgggggggggggagaggggacggtGACGCGGTGACAccccagggtggggtggggacacgtgtccccccctccccgaaccTCACCGGATGATGCCGAAGTCGTCGAAGTAGCCCCCGCGGCCCTCGGTGCCGAAGGGCTCCTTGAAGGTGACCACCACGCAGGCCACGTTGTCCCGGTTCCAGATGGGGCCGAAGATGCGGTTGCCGAACCTTGAcgaggggggggggtggaagccaggggagatgccaccacccgtCGTCACCtcgcgtcccctgtccccccccgcccccgtctgtcccccccccccaagccccggACCTGAGGACCATGAGGTTCTGGACCATCTCCTTGCCCAGGTAGTGGTCGATGCGGTAGATCTGCTCCTCCCGGAAGAGGCCCCCCAGGTGGTCCGAGAGCGCGTTGGAGCTGGCCAGGTCCCGCCCAAAGGGCTTCTCCACGATCACCCGGttccacctgggggggggggacatggggacatggcgGGAGGGGGGTGA includes these proteins:
- the G6PD gene encoding glucose-6-phosphate 1-dehydrogenase, whose product is MGSRASVRGAAGARPEPAGGMAGPELSRREVCGMLRQELSRDDAFLQGQPHVFIILGASGDLARKKIYPTVWWLFRDGLLPDDTHVVGFARSDLSVEQLRQQTLPYLKASPEEQERLAAFFSRQSYVRGQYGEEGAFRRLDAHLRALPGGPRANRLFYLALPPSVYAPVTRHIRQACMGGGWNRVIVEKPFGRDLASSNALSDHLGGLFREEQIYRIDHYLGKEMVQNLMVLRFGNRIFGPIWNRDNVACVVVTFKEPFGTEGRGGYFDDFGIIRDVMQNHLLQMLCLVAMEKPASTDPDDVRDEKVKVLKCIGPVELDDVVLGQYVADPDGPPEARKGYLDDPTVPPGSTTPTFAAAVLRVANERWDGVPFVLRCGKALNERKAEVRLQFREVPGDIFDRQCKRNELVVRVQPDEAVYTKLMTKKPGMFFNPEESELDLTYGNRYKDVKLPDAYERLILDVFCGNQMHFVR